A window from Setaria italica strain Yugu1 chromosome VIII, Setaria_italica_v2.0, whole genome shotgun sequence encodes these proteins:
- the LOC101772240 gene encoding putative disease resistance protein RGA3 isoform X2, translating into MADPEDSETQEFTVMNEQDLEEYKIKQLGDRNDLRGTLRIFGLENVGSKEEALEANLAAKERLTVLELCWERDSRRPNAEAEAQVIEGLCPPVQLQHLEIWDFHGSSYPSWIVGAQSGGPTELRRLFFWRCSQLGPAPKLENFLHLQLLWLDDCSWDALPDNMERLSSLKKLFIIACLNIRWLPALPPSLEELNVVSCDAAFTRSCQTTGHPNWQKIEHIPKKMISC; encoded by the coding sequence ATGGCGGATCCAGAGGACAGTGAGACGCAAGAGTTCACAGTGATGAATGAACAAGACTTAGAAGAGTACAAGATAAAGCAGCTGGGCGACCGGAACGACCTCCGCGGCACGCTGAGGATCTTCGGTCTCGAGAACGTTGGAAGCAAGGAGGAAGCTCTGGAAGCCAATCTAGCTGCCAAGGAGCGGCTCACGGTCCTAGAACTGTGCTGGGAGCGTGATAGCCGCAGGCCAAACGCCGAAGCAGAGGCGCAGGTCATCGAGGGCCTCTGTCCTCCGGTTCAGCTTCAACACCTGGAGATCTGGGACTTCCATGGCTCCAGTTACCCAAGTTGGATCGTGGGGGCGCAGAGCGGCGGCCCGACGGAGCTCAGGAGGCTTTTCTTCTGGCGATGCAGCCAGCTTGGACCCGCTCCGAAGCTTGAGAATTTCCTTCATCTCCAGCTCCTCTGGCTTGACGACTGCAGCTGGGACGCCTTGCCGGATAACATGGAACGCCTCTCCTCGCTCAAGAAGCTGTTCATCATTGCCTGCTTGAACATTCGGTGGCTTCCGGCGCTGCCCCCGTCTCTCGAGGAGTTGAATGTCGTGTCCTGCGACGCGGCGTTCACCAGGTCTTGCCAGACAACCGGGCATCCGAACTGGCAAAAGATTGAGCACATTCCTAAGAAAATGATTTCATGCTAG
- the LOC101772240 gene encoding putative disease resistance protein RGA3 isoform X1 codes for MPCATWPPDRLHFLQAPAGGLPPDLDPSTSGIGKEDSETQEFTVMNEQDLEEYKIKQLGDRNDLRGTLRIFGLENVGSKEEALEANLAAKERLTVLELCWERDSRRPNAEAEAQVIEGLCPPVQLQHLEIWDFHGSSYPSWIVGAQSGGPTELRRLFFWRCSQLGPAPKLENFLHLQLLWLDDCSWDALPDNMERLSSLKKLFIIACLNIRWLPALPPSLEELNVVSCDAAFTRSCQTTGHPNWQKIEHIPKKMISC; via the exons ATGCCCTGTGCAACCTGGCCGCCAGACCGCCTCCACTTCCTCCAAGCGCCGGCCGGCGGACTTCCGCCGGATTTGGATCCTTCAACTTCTGGCATAGGTAAAG AGGACAGTGAGACGCAAGAGTTCACAGTGATGAATGAACAAGACTTAGAAGAGTACAAGATAAAGCAGCTGGGCGACCGGAACGACCTCCGCGGCACGCTGAGGATCTTCGGTCTCGAGAACGTTGGAAGCAAGGAGGAAGCTCTGGAAGCCAATCTAGCTGCCAAGGAGCGGCTCACGGTCCTAGAACTGTGCTGGGAGCGTGATAGCCGCAGGCCAAACGCCGAAGCAGAGGCGCAGGTCATCGAGGGCCTCTGTCCTCCGGTTCAGCTTCAACACCTGGAGATCTGGGACTTCCATGGCTCCAGTTACCCAAGTTGGATCGTGGGGGCGCAGAGCGGCGGCCCGACGGAGCTCAGGAGGCTTTTCTTCTGGCGATGCAGCCAGCTTGGACCCGCTCCGAAGCTTGAGAATTTCCTTCATCTCCAGCTCCTCTGGCTTGACGACTGCAGCTGGGACGCCTTGCCGGATAACATGGAACGCCTCTCCTCGCTCAAGAAGCTGTTCATCATTGCCTGCTTGAACATTCGGTGGCTTCCGGCGCTGCCCCCGTCTCTCGAGGAGTTGAATGTCGTGTCCTGCGACGCGGCGTTCACCAGGTCTTGCCAGACAACCGGGCATCCGAACTGGCAAAAGATTGAGCACATTCCTAAGAAAATGATTTCATGCTAG